The Acidobacteriota bacterium genome contains the following window.
AAAGGCAGCGATCGAAGTTGGAGCTAATTTCTGCGATCTCGGCGGGAATAATTACATTGTTGACGAACAACTAGCTCTCGACGCTGAGGCGAATTCCGCTGGGATCAACATAATTCCCGACTGCGGACTTGCTCCCGGGATGGTCTCCATCTTGGCAATGCACGGTGCCGCGAAGTTTGAAAAGGTTGACGAGATCCACATCCGAGTTGGTGGCCTGCCGCAGCACCCGCAGCCACCGCTGAATTACCAGCTTGTCTTCTCAGTCGAAGGCCTGATCAACGAATACATCGAGGTCGCCCGCGTGATACGTGACGGCAAGATCGTCGAAGTCGATTCGATGACAGAACTCGAATCACTAGAGTTTGCTGGCTTTCCGCCACTCGAGGCGTTTCAAACCAGCGGCGGTACATCGACGCTGCCGGACACATTTCTCGGCAATATCAAAGAGCTTGATTACAAAACGATCCGGTATGCAGGACACTGCGACAAGTTCAAAACGATGATCGACCTCGGGCTTTGCTCGAGCGAAGAAATGGTCGTGGACTTTCAGAAGGTGAAGCCACGAAAGGTCTTCGGCGAGCTCTTGCAAAAGCACCTGCCCGCCGATGGGCCCGATTACGTACTCGTACGCGTCGATTTCGTCGGTAGTCAAAATGGCGAAACGAAAAAGCTTCGGTACGATATCGTCGATAAACTTGACGAGCAGACCGGAATGTCAGCCATGATGCGAACAACCGCCTTCCCAGCCTCCATCATCGCCCAAATGATGGCCAGTGGCGATGTTATCTCGCGCGGAGCGACGCCGCAAGAAAAAGCTATCGATCCAGAGAAGTTTGTTGCGGAACTAGCCCGGCGGGATATTGAGATAATTGAGTCGGTTTCTTAGAAGACAATTAGAATAAGGGGAATGTAATGATCAATTTAGAAGACGCACGAAGAATTATTGCAGCTGCCGAAGCAAAGGCAGCGGAGATCGGGCAGCCGATGAACATTGCGGTCGCGGATGCGGGCGGCAATTTGGTCGCCCACGTACGGATGGACGGCGCGTGGATCGGCAGCATTGATATCTCGATCAAAAAAGCCTGGACATCGCGGGCGTTCGACATCTCAACCAAAGACCTCGCCGGGCACAGCCAGTCAGGCGACCAGTTCTTCGGCATTCACGCATCGAATGGTGGTAAGGTCATGATCTTCGCCGGCGGTATTCCGATCAAAAAGGGCAAAAAAGTTGTCGGTTCGATCGGCGTTTCCGGCGGCAGCGGCGATCAGGACCACGCCGTAGCGGAGGCAGGAGCGAAGGCATTTTAGGGATCTTCTCAAAGAGTTGGAGATCCCGTCAGAACCAGCCAGCGGTCTTTCAATAAGCTGATCGCCGATTCAAATTCTTTAGGAAGATCGGATCCGGCCGTCAGGACAAAGTTAAGGTCGCGAAGACGTCCCGTCGATAGATCATTGATAACCGCCGACAGCGAGATCGTGCGGTTTTTTCTCCATGCTGCCTGAATAGCGGCACTTTTGCTGGTGTTCAATGCTTGATAGACGGCATTTAGTTCGCAAAGAGCGTCAAGTCTTTGCTCCGACGAAAGTTCCGAAAGCCATTCTTGATGCTGGGCGACGATCTTTTTCAAGGGCGATAGCCAGTGTCCAACGATCTCACCGGTATCGCCCTTGGCTGCAGCTTCGATCACCTTGCAGCGATAGTGGCCGCAGATCACTATTCGCTCGATATTGTGTACATTGATCGCCCACTCGAGGGCCGCGAGGATTCCCAGATCACCATGCGGCATCTGGTTTGCGAGACTAGTGTGTATCACCGTCTCCGACCTGATTTCTGACGGCCACCCGGACTCTAAACATGCATCATCCGAGCAGCCGATCCAGAATGAACGGTATTGCATGGTGGCGGTTGAGTGTAGATCATCCATACTGCGTGTTTAATTTGTTTAACGCCTAGCTGATCTACTGCCCCTGGCCCAGTGAGTATCCGATCTCGCCGTCGAAGGTGCAGAGGTTCTCGAGTTTGATGAACTCGATGCCTAGATCGTCGATCCGCTTTAGCAGTTCGACTATCTGCGCCGTCGTGACCGAATCGCCCGTTCCCATGAACCGACACCGCCAGTGATCTGTGCAAAAGGTTTCCGGCATACCGCCTGGAAAGACCTTTACGCCTCGATTGGTGATCATCTGAAGCTCGAATCCGTAGCCGTTGGCCTCGCGCATTTTGTTGCCAAGATCGTCCGGTGAACCGCTTTTCCATTCAACGAATACGTCCGCACCGACCGTCTTTTTGACTATCTTGCCGAGCTCGTGAGCCGGTGTGTATTTTGTTGAAATCACCTCGCCGGTCTTTGCATATTCTACCGTTTGAAGCGTAAGAGGCTTCTGGCCAAGTCGTTCAATAATGGCCTCAGCGAACTCCGATGTTCCAACCTTTCTAGCACTTGTATTTTCTTTGAAAATGTCGGCGGTATGAATCCCGTCTTCGATGGTGCGGATCCAGGCGTTATGGACCTTCTCCGCCACGTCCGGCTGGCCAATATGGACGAGCATCATGATCGCCCCATGCAGCAGCCCGGACGGATTCGCAACATTCTGCCCGGCAATATCCGGGGCCGAACCATGTATCGCCTCAAACATTGCAATGCTCTCGCCGATGTTTGCCGAACCTGCCAGGCCGACCGATCCCGTGATCTGGGCAGCGACATCCGACAAGATATCGCCATACAGGTTCGGCATCACGATCACGTCGAAGTTTTCCGGCGTATCTGCGAGCTTTGCCGCACCGATATCGACGATCCAGTGCTCATTTTCAATCGACGGGTATTCGGCCGCGATCTCATCGAAAACCTTATGAAAAAGCCCATCGGTCATTTTCATGATGTTATCTTTGGTAAAGCAAGTTACTTTTTTACGGTTATTCAGGCGTGCGTATTCGAACGCATAACGGACTATCTTTTCGCAGCCCGGCCGCGTAATTAGCTTTAAGCATTGATAGACCTCGCGGGTCTGACGATGTTCGATACCGGCGTATAGATCTTCCTCATTCTCGCGGACGATCACCATGTTCATGACCGGATGCTTGGTGTCGACAAAAGGGTGATAGGACACACAAGGGCGGACGTTCGCGTAGAGTCCCAGAGTCTTACGAACGGTAACATTCAGCGATTTGTAACCGCCGCCCTGCGGCGTGGTGATCGGAGCTTTCAGGAAAACCTTGGTCCTGCGGAGCGAATCCCACGCTTCCGGTGCAATGCCGGCCGTATTTCCGGATAAATATACTTTTTCTCCAATGTCGATCAATTCGACGTCGATCCGGGCTTCGGCCGCGGAGAGGATCTTAATCGTGGCATCCATTATCTCAGGTCCGATCCCGTCACCTTTTGCGACGGTTATTGGGGTTTTCGTATTCATCATTTTCTTAAGTTTTTTTCCGTTAGAGTTTGTATAAAAATGCTCAGGTTGCGTTTTGCTCACGCAGTAAAAGTGTCTCGGTATCTGCATAGCAGATACCGGGGCTTGAAAAAGTCCTATTTTTCTAGGGGCCGAAAAAGCGGGTCAAACGCGGGCGACGATCAGATAATCCCGTCCGAGATCGATGAGGTCGTAATCTGTAACACCGGCTTTTTCCAGAATTTGAGTCAGCTGGTTCTTTCTGTAGAGAAATAGTGGAGTTCCCTTCAGCCAAAACCGTATCCGCCGCAGCGGTATGCGAAACTCGAGGGCTTTGGGGAAACTCATGATCATCGTTCCGCGAGTCATTTCCCGCATTTTTTCGATGATCGGGATCGGCTCTGCGACGTAGTCAAAAAAGCCGTTCGCGGTCGAAGCGTCGAAAGGCAGATCGCTGTCATTGATTATCTGGGGAAATGTTCCGACCCGGAACTCACACTGCTCCTGAACACCAAAATCGCGAGCTAACTCATTCGCGATATCTATCATTCCTGAGGCAAAATCAACACCCAGCACTCGAGTTGCACCGTGCTTGGCATACTCAAAGCAGAATCGCCCGGAACCGCAGCCTACGTCCATGACGCTTTTGCCTGCGAGCGGCTGCAGCTTTGCTACGTTGACCTCAAGACGCTTTTGAACTACGCCCCGCCAATGATTATCGACAAAACTTGCAAAGGCACCTTTTTCTTTCTTGTAGATCGCATCGAATCGCTCTGCATCGGCGTGAAAATGATCTCGTACTTTTCTTTCAACTTCTAACACGTTCTCGTTCGGCATCCGTAACTTCCCCTTTTTAATTTATTAGGAAAACTAAAGCCGCACTCGAGATGTCTATCCTCGGCTGATCATGACCTCCGTCGCCTTGAAAAGAGCAAAGGCATTCATTCCGATACGCAGGCCCATTTCTTCACATCCCTGACGCGTAATGATCGAAACTATCCGTTGCCCACCCACATCGACTGTGATCTCAGCGAAGAGGCCCTCATAGCTGATATTGGTAACAACGCCGTTAAGGCGATTCCTCACGCTTATCAGTTCCGGGATACGCGAGATAGCTTTGCTCTTCTTCAACCCGGCTTCCGGTTTATTGCCGGAAACCCGCTCGACCTCACTCGCCGGGATGCGGTGGTGGCCGCCGGGCGTCTTGATCGACTTGATCTTGCCTTCGTAGATCCACTGCTTGATCGTTGGATAACTGATCCCGATCAGGTCGGCAGCATCTTTTGGCTTTAGATTTTCCATATATAGTTCTACCTTATGTTCAAGAATGAAATCAACTAGAATCGTATAAATAATACGATATTATACGATAAATCTTTGATTTTGGATATTCTATTCGTTCTTAAGAAAGAATGATGCTTTATTTTGATGGTTCGACGCAAAAGAAAAAGACCTCTCATTTCTGAGAGGCCCTTAATATCATATGATTTCGAATTGTTTATGCGGTAACACCGATCATTCTCGGGTTTGCTTTTTTCTTAAGAAGCTTCTGCAATTTGAGTCGAGCTTTGTGAAGCTGTGATTTCGAAGTTCCGACTGAGCAGCCCAGGATGCGGGCGACTTCTTCGTGTTCGAATCCTTCGACATCGTGCAGGACGAAGACATTCTTATAGCCGGTCGGCAATTGCTCGATCGCGTTGTCGAGGGCGATCTTGTCGACGATCCGCATCTTATTGGGATCGGTTGTTCCGGTGACCATCTGATCAGGCGTTTCGCCTTCCTCGGTGGTCTTTTCGTATTTCACGGTCCGCTTGCGGAAATGCATGAGAACCTGATTTACGGTCATGCGGTGCAGCCAGGTCGTGAAGGCCGAGTCGCCGCGGAAACTGCCTACCTTGCGGTATAGCTGTATGAAGACGTCCTGTGTCAGGTCTTCGGCCTCGGTAGGGCTCGAGAGCATCCGCAAGCAGATCGAATAAACACGTCTGTGATGACGTTTGTAGATCTCCTCAAAGGCTCCCATGTCGCCGTTCGCGGCTGCCTTAGTCAGGTCAAAATCCTTGGCTGTGCCGAGGTCCATTACTTTTGCATTCGAGGTAAAAAAGACCTCATCTGTATCTATACCCTGTTCGCTATGAAAAACCGGAAAATTTAATGTATCTGTTGTCATTGTATTTCCCCCCTCGTCAATATGACCTTTCAATTGCCGTGCCAAACAATGAGAATCAATATCTATTCAGTAATTTGACGCTTCTGAAAGGATTTTGTTCCATTTTGTAGGCATATTTCTCTTTTCGAATTTCATCACATTCCAGATGCATAAACCTTTCCGTATGACGGAACCGTCAAGCGCTACACGTTTTGGTGTATGATGTATACATGTCTTTTTCAGGCCGATCGCCTGAAAGAATGCTAAAATCTTATGAATTGCTAAGATATATGCTCCAGTCCGGCCGAATGTTGAAGAAATCTATCAAGGTTATTTTAAGAGGTTCCTTCGCCGCTTTACTTCTGGCGTGTGCTTTAAGCTTAACCGCGCTCGGCCAGGGTGTTAGTTCGATACCATACAAAAGCCAGGAGATCTCAGAGATCGACGGTGTACCTGTTCTGGTTAAGCATCTTCCGGATTGGGAGAATCGGCGCGAATCGACGGCCTTCGCCCTTAGCTCTGCTGATCTCAAGAAAGCGCTCGGTGAACGCCCGATCATCGATCTGATCGATTTCACCGCCGGAACCGAAGCCGTTACGGCACAGTATGAAGCAGGTAAGCTGTTGATCGTGGAATTCGCCAGCCCGCAGGTCTCCGTCGAGACAGACCAGAAGATCAACGCTGCGATCGACGCGAATAACGACGGAAAAACTTTCAATCGCCGCATCGGCAATTACAACGTCGTTGTCATGGACGCCTCGGGCAGCTCCGCCGCAAACGCTCTGATCGATCAGGTCAAATATGAAAAGCAGATAACCTGGCTCGGCAAAA
Protein-coding sequences here:
- a CDS encoding RNA polymerase sigma factor, with the translated sequence MDLGTAKDFDLTKAAANGDMGAFEEIYKRHHRRVYSICLRMLSSPTEAEDLTQDVFIQLYRKVGSFRGDSAFTTWLHRMTVNQVLMHFRKRTVKYEKTTEEGETPDQMVTGTTDPNKMRIVDKIALDNAIEQLPTGYKNVFVLHDVEGFEHEEVARILGCSVGTSKSQLHKARLKLQKLLKKKANPRMIGVTA
- a CDS encoding heme-binding protein, whose product is MINLEDARRIIAAAEAKAAEIGQPMNIAVADAGGNLVAHVRMDGAWIGSIDISIKKAWTSRAFDISTKDLAGHSQSGDQFFGIHASNGGKVMIFAGGIPIKKGKKVVGSIGVSGGSGDQDHAVAEAGAKAF
- a CDS encoding helix-turn-helix transcriptional regulator, whose amino-acid sequence is MENLKPKDAADLIGISYPTIKQWIYEGKIKSIKTPGGHHRIPASEVERVSGNKPEAGLKKSKAISRIPELISVRNRLNGVVTNISYEGLFAEITVDVGGQRIVSIITRQGCEEMGLRIGMNAFALFKATEVMISRG
- a CDS encoding saccharopine dehydrogenase NADP-binding domain-containing protein, which translates into the protein MKILVLGAGRMGHGAVFDLIHNSPAVESVTVADFDMAKAEAVAVSVGGNITAKQIDASNYDDIVELFRGHDSVISCVNYWYNVSLSKAAIEVGANFCDLGGNNYIVDEQLALDAEANSAGINIIPDCGLAPGMVSILAMHGAAKFEKVDEIHIRVGGLPQHPQPPLNYQLVFSVEGLINEYIEVARVIRDGKIVEVDSMTELESLEFAGFPPLEAFQTSGGTSTLPDTFLGNIKELDYKTIRYAGHCDKFKTMIDLGLCSSEEMVVDFQKVKPRKVFGELLQKHLPADGPDYVLVRVDFVGSQNGETKKLRYDIVDKLDEQTGMSAMMRTTAFPASIIAQMMASGDVISRGATPQEKAIDPEKFVAELARRDIEIIESVS
- a CDS encoding methyltransferase domain-containing protein; the protein is MPNENVLEVERKVRDHFHADAERFDAIYKKEKGAFASFVDNHWRGVVQKRLEVNVAKLQPLAGKSVMDVGCGSGRFCFEYAKHGATRVLGVDFASGMIDIANELARDFGVQEQCEFRVGTFPQIINDSDLPFDASTANGFFDYVAEPIPIIEKMREMTRGTMIMSFPKALEFRIPLRRIRFWLKGTPLFLYRKNQLTQILEKAGVTDYDLIDLGRDYLIVARV
- a CDS encoding NADP-dependent isocitrate dehydrogenase, whose translation is MNTKTPITVAKGDGIGPEIMDATIKILSAAEARIDVELIDIGEKVYLSGNTAGIAPEAWDSLRRTKVFLKAPITTPQGGGYKSLNVTVRKTLGLYANVRPCVSYHPFVDTKHPVMNMVIVRENEEDLYAGIEHRQTREVYQCLKLITRPGCEKIVRYAFEYARLNNRKKVTCFTKDNIMKMTDGLFHKVFDEIAAEYPSIENEHWIVDIGAAKLADTPENFDVIVMPNLYGDILSDVAAQITGSVGLAGSANIGESIAMFEAIHGSAPDIAGQNVANPSGLLHGAIMMLVHIGQPDVAEKVHNAWIRTIEDGIHTADIFKENTSARKVGTSEFAEAIIERLGQKPLTLQTVEYAKTGEVISTKYTPAHELGKIVKKTVGADVFVEWKSGSPDDLGNKMREANGYGFELQMITNRGVKVFPGGMPETFCTDHWRCRFMGTGDSVTTAQIVELLKRIDDLGIEFIKLENLCTFDGEIGYSLGQGQ